The genomic interval CGGCGACAGAGACGTCGTTGGGAGTCTTGTAGCCGTTGGTCCAGAGGTAGGCGAGGACGCCCACCGCGATTTCGTCGTTGGCGCACACGATCGCCTTCGGCAGCTGCCCCGCTGCAACCAGCCGCGCCATCGCATCCCGCCCCGATTCCTGCCGCATTCCCGTCCCGCCGACGACGTGGGGGAGTGCGTGTGCCTCGTACATCGCGCGGCGATAGCCGACCGTCCGCTGTTCCACCGCGGTCAGTCCGGGCATGCCGCCGATGAACGCGATGCTTCGGTGGCCAAGCGACAGCATGTACCGCGTCAGTTCGTAGGACGCGGCGTCGTTGTCGATGATGATCTTCGTCGAATCGAACCCCCGCGGTGCCAGCGCCACCACCTTGGTGCCGGACCTCACCGCGAGGTTGACCTCCCGCGCCAGCTGGGCAGTGCCGGGTGCGCCTTCGATGTCACTGCCGCAAAAGACGATCCCGGACGCCTGGTGTTCCCGAAGTACCCGGAATTTCATCCGTTCCTGCTCGGGGTCCCTGTTGGCGTTGGCCAGAATTGTCACGAACCCGTACTTGGCCGCTTCGATCTCTATGCCCCGGGTCAGTTCGGCGAAGTAGGGGTCGAGGATGTCGCTGGCAATGACCCCGATGATCTTGCTGCGCTGCTGCTTCAACGCCTGGGCGGCGGCGCTCGGCGTGTAGCCCAAAGTTTCGGCCGCCGTCCGCACACTCTCCCGAACGTCGCGCGATACCGGATGATCCGAACCGTTGAGCACACGCGAAGCCGTGGCCACTGAGACGGCCGCCAGCTCGGCTACTTCGCGCAATGTGGCCATAGTCCAGACTCCTTCGGTGGATGCGTCGTTCCAGCCTAGCTGGCACCACGCACTGCTTCGGGCCGCCGCAAAATAACTTCTTGACAGTGTGGCCCACGTCCCATTAGCGTAATGGTAAACCTTTGCCATTGCCAGATGCACTCATTTGGATATAGTGGCAAACGTTATCCGTTCAGACTCAAAGGAGAGATGCAATGACTGACCTTACAAAACCCTTCGACGTGATTGTGGTCGGAGCCGGCGCGGCCGGACTTGCCGCCGCGAACCGTGCGGCGGATCTCGGCGGACGCGTTCTGGTGCTCGAGAAGGGCCAGGCTGCGGGCGGTTCCGCTGCCCTTTCGGCGGGCATTCTCTGGACGGCACCGAACCTTGAGGTTCTTCGCCGGATCCAGCCCGACGGCGATCCTGTACTTGGGCCGCTCGTCGTCGAAGGCTATGAGCAGGCCGTCCAGGACGTGCGCGACGCCGGCGTCAAAGTCAGCGACGAATGGCTCGACCACCTGGAGTGGGGGCGCGCGTGCAAGGTGGACATTCTCGACCTGATCGCGAAGTGGTCGGCGAAGGTTGATGCCACCGGCGGCGCCCTTCTCACCAGCGTCACCGACATTGAACTCATCCTCAAAGACGGCCGCGTGGCCGGAGCGACCTTTGTGCACAACGGCGAACGGAAGACGGCGTTCGGCCAGGCGACCGTCCTGGCCACCGGCGGATTCCAGGGCGATCCGGAGCTGAAGCAGAAGTTCATTGGCAACGGCGCCGATGACATTGCTGTCCGCAGCAACCCGCAATCGGTCGGTGACGGTTTCCGCCTGGGTGCCGCCGCAGGAGGGGCCACCAGCCGGCATCTTTCAGGCTTCTACGGCCACACTCTTCCCAGCCCGCTGCCTGTTTCGCCCGAGGTGTTCCTCCGGCTCACCCTCTACTTCTCCGCCTACGGGATCATGGTCAACCGGCTCGGCAGGCGATTCACGGACGAGTCGCTGGGCGACGAGGTTTCCAACCAGGCCGTTGTCCGTGAACCGGGCCGGCGGGGTGTCCTGATCTGGGATGACGAAGTCCAGCAGAAGCGTGCGCTGGCCGTGCCATATCCGAGCGGCATGGCCCTTGACCGGCACGCCGAAGCAACCAAACTCGGCGCGCGTACCGCGGAAACCGAGACCCTGGAAGAACTGCTCGAAGTAGTGGCCGGCTGGGGCGTGGACCGTGCGGGGCTCGCAGCGACGCTGGAGAACTACCAGCGTGCGTCCAACGGCGAATCCGTCAGCCTCGACGCGCCGCTGCCGGAGCGTCCCAGCCCGCTCAAGAAGGGCCCGTTCCGTGCCGTTGAGTTCCAACCGTGCATCACCATCCCTTTCGGCGGGCTGCGGGTCAACGGCGATTGCCAGGTCCTGGACAGGGACAACCGTCAAGTGGCCGGACTGTTTGCCGCGGGAGCCGACGCGGGCGGCGCCCAGGACCTCCGCTACGTCGGCGGCATCGTCTTTGGCTTCGTATTCGGCCGACGTGCGGCAGACGCAGCCTTGCGGGGCGCCGAATCGCTGGCTGGAAACGAACTGGTTTCAGTCCCGTGAGTATCGTGACGCTTGGCCGTGCGGTGGCTTGGGGCAGACCCAAACAGCTCACTGTCGAGGACCGTCCGTGGCCGTCGCCGGCGCCGGACGAAGTGGTGATCCGGATTGAGAGCGTCGGCGTCTGCGGCACGGACGTGGGCATCTGGCGCGGAAACCACGACGGCGTCGCCGCCGGTACCGTCCTCGGCCACGAATTCGGGGGCACAGTGGTGGAGGTCGGGGCGAACGTCACAGACCTGGTCACCGGCCAGTTGGTGGCTGTCGATCCGAACCTGGTCTGCGGAAATTGCCCGGCATGCGCTACCGGTTCCCGCGGCCTGTGCAGCGAGCGCCGGCTCATGGGCCGGGACCTCGACGGCGGCCTGCAAAGCTTCCTTGCCGTTGATGTTGCCCAGACCATCCCCATTCCCGGGACACCGGACCCGCGGGCTCTTGCCCTGATCGAACCGCTCGCCGTCGGCGTCCACGCCTGTACACGGGCCGGAGTCACCGCCGGTGCCCGGCTCGGCATCATCGGCGGCGGCGCCATCGGCATGGCCTGCGCCCTGCAGGCCCGCAGCCTCGGCGCCGGAAGCATCACCGTCGTCGAGCCTGACGCCCTCCGCCGCGCAACCATCCAAGAGCACGGCGTGAGCGCGATTGCCCCCGGGGACGTGCCCGAACAGCGGTGGACCATCGCCATCGACACCGTGGGCAACGGTGCCACCATCAGCGCGGTCATGGACCTGATGGAACCGGGCTCGACGATCTGCGTCGCCGGGCTCGCCCAGGGCGGGACGCTCCCTCCGGCGACGGAGCTCGTCCGGCGCGAACTCACGCTCACCGGCACCTTCTGCTACACCTCGGCGGACCTCCACACGGCCGCCGAACTAGTGGCCACCCACGGCCTCGCCGCACTTCCCAACGACCTCATCCACGGCTTCGACCAGGCACCCGCCGCCATCGAAGCGTTTGCCCGCGGCCACCTCGGGCGCGGCAAAACCATCATCATCCCTTAGCCCTCCCGGGCATCAACGGCTGAATCTGCAATGAAGGAGAAATCAGTGAACACCACCCTGCAAGACCCGGCGGTCCACCCGCCCCGTGCCAAGAACAGCCCCGTACGTGCCGCCGTAGCCAGCATGGCCGGCGGAACGCTGGAGTACTACGACAACTACATCTACGCCCTGGCCGCGGCCCTCGTCTTCGGGAAGATCTTCTTCCCGGACGCCGGTGCCGTCGCCACCATCGCGGCGTTGGCCACCTTCGCCGTCTCCTACGTGGCCCGGCCGCTCGGCGCGATCCTCCTGGGACACTTCGGCGACCGTATCGGCCGCAAGAAGGTCCTCGTCTTCATCCTGATCCTGATGGGAACGTCCACCTTCCTGGTCGGCTGCCTGCCCGAATACTCGCAAATTGGCGTCTGGGCACCGGTCCTGCTGATCACGCTCCGTATCCTCCAGGGAATCTCCGTGGGCGGCGAGACCGCGGCCGCCACAGTGCTGACCATCGAGATATCACCCGAGGGCCGCCGTGGCTTCTTCACCAGCTGGGCGCCCAACGGCATCGTCGCCGGATTCATCCTGGCCACACTCATCTTTGTGCCCATCTCGGCGCTGCCGGAAGACCAGCTGCTGAGCTGGGGATGGCGCATCCCGTTCCTGCTGAGCGCTTTAGTTACTGTCGCCGGGTTCATCATCCGGGCAAAGCTCGACGAGCCTGAAGCCTTCATTGAAGCCCAGGCGGAGCACGCCCTGGTGAAAGTGCCGGTTGTCGAAGTCTTCCGGTCCCACTGGGGCGCGATCGTCCGGGTCACCTTCTGCTCGCTCGCTTTCGCTGTTGACACGGTGGTCAAAGTCTTCGCACTGTCCCTGGCCACCGGCGTCTACGGCATCCCGCGCAGCACCATGCTGTGGGTCCTCATCGTCAGTCATGTCCTCGCACTCGTGACCCAGCC from Pseudarthrobacter sp. SSS035 carries:
- a CDS encoding zinc-binding dehydrogenase translates to MSIVTLGRAVAWGRPKQLTVEDRPWPSPAPDEVVIRIESVGVCGTDVGIWRGNHDGVAAGTVLGHEFGGTVVEVGANVTDLVTGQLVAVDPNLVCGNCPACATGSRGLCSERRLMGRDLDGGLQSFLAVDVAQTIPIPGTPDPRALALIEPLAVGVHACTRAGVTAGARLGIIGGGAIGMACALQARSLGAGSITVVEPDALRRATIQEHGVSAIAPGDVPEQRWTIAIDTVGNGATISAVMDLMEPGSTICVAGLAQGGTLPPATELVRRELTLTGTFCYTSADLHTAAELVATHGLAALPNDLIHGFDQAPAAIEAFARGHLGRGKTIIIP
- a CDS encoding LacI family DNA-binding transcriptional regulator, whose product is MATLREVAELAAVSVATASRVLNGSDHPVSRDVRESVRTAAETLGYTPSAAAQALKQQRSKIIGVIASDILDPYFAELTRGIEIEAAKYGFVTILANANRDPEQERMKFRVLREHQASGIVFCGSDIEGAPGTAQLAREVNLAVRSGTKVVALAPRGFDSTKIIIDNDAASYELTRYMLSLGHRSIAFIGGMPGLTAVEQRTVGYRRAMYEAHALPHVVGGTGMRQESGRDAMARLVAAGQLPKAIVCANDEIAVGVLAYLWTNGYKTPNDVSVAGIGGTRGGAVFGLTTMTLPLVELGGLAAGYIANASDSPPVPDPPRFELSPGVTTAKATSLTAAPGG
- a CDS encoding MFS transporter — translated: MNTTLQDPAVHPPRAKNSPVRAAVASMAGGTLEYYDNYIYALAAALVFGKIFFPDAGAVATIAALATFAVSYVARPLGAILLGHFGDRIGRKKVLVFILILMGTSTFLVGCLPEYSQIGVWAPVLLITLRILQGISVGGETAAATVLTIEISPEGRRGFFTSWAPNGIVAGFILATLIFVPISALPEDQLLSWGWRIPFLLSALVTVAGFIIRAKLDEPEAFIEAQAEHALVKVPVVEVFRSHWGAIVRVTFCSLAFAVDTVVKVFALSLATGVYGIPRSTMLWVLIVSHVLALVTQPLFAMVSDRVGRKPVFIAGNLGCAAMIFAYFAAIQAGNVPLLFLAGILSMSFAYAAINATYPSFFAEMFNLKVRQTGMALGLQIGLIAAGFAPSLYTALTAGNPSDWLPVAVISAIISLIAVGSALTAKETFRVPLDQLGAPITTPKPQAAVVPSGEQS
- a CDS encoding FAD-dependent oxidoreductase produces the protein MTDLTKPFDVIVVGAGAAGLAAANRAADLGGRVLVLEKGQAAGGSAALSAGILWTAPNLEVLRRIQPDGDPVLGPLVVEGYEQAVQDVRDAGVKVSDEWLDHLEWGRACKVDILDLIAKWSAKVDATGGALLTSVTDIELILKDGRVAGATFVHNGERKTAFGQATVLATGGFQGDPELKQKFIGNGADDIAVRSNPQSVGDGFRLGAAAGGATSRHLSGFYGHTLPSPLPVSPEVFLRLTLYFSAYGIMVNRLGRRFTDESLGDEVSNQAVVREPGRRGVLIWDDEVQQKRALAVPYPSGMALDRHAEATKLGARTAETETLEELLEVVAGWGVDRAGLAATLENYQRASNGESVSLDAPLPERPSPLKKGPFRAVEFQPCITIPFGGLRVNGDCQVLDRDNRQVAGLFAAGADAGGAQDLRYVGGIVFGFVFGRRAADAALRGAESLAGNELVSVP